Proteins co-encoded in one Callospermophilus lateralis isolate mCalLat2 chromosome 2, mCalLat2.hap1, whole genome shotgun sequence genomic window:
- the LOC143388803 gene encoding olfactory receptor 52D1-like gives MSASNISDKNIPDTLFLTGIPGLKFAHIWIAIPFCALYLVALLGNAAIILVIVTHSGLHTPMYLFLCLLSLTDLALSSTTVPKTLAILWFHEGEISFAGCLAQMFCVHAIYALESSVLLAMAFDRYVAICNPLRYTTILNHIVIGRISIVGVFRSIAIVSPFIFLLRRLPYCGHHVMAHTYCEHMGIARLACANITANIVYGLTVALLAVGLDSVLIFISYGFILHAVFRLPSQDARRKALSTCGSHLGVILVFYIPAFFSFLTHRFGHNRVPKHVHIFLANLYVLVPPVLNPIIYGARTKEIRSRLLRLFLLGKIST, from the coding sequence ATGTCAGCCTCCAACATCAGTGATAAGAATATCCCAGACACTCTCTTCCTAACAGGGATCCCAGGGCTGAAGTTTGCCCATATCTGGATTGCAATTCCATTCTGTGCCTTGTACCTGGTAGCATTGCTTGGCAATGCTGCCATCATCCTTGTCATTGTGACACACAGTGGCCTACATACACCCATGTACCTCTTCCTTTGTCTTCTCTCACTCACTGACCTGGCTCTCAGCTCCACCACTGTGCCCAAAACACTTGCCATTTTGTGGTTCCATGAAGGTGAGATTTCCTTTGCTGGATGCCTGGCCCAGATGTTTTGTGTCCATGCTATCTATGCTCTGGAGTCCTCAGTTCTCCTGGCCATGGCCTTTGATCGATATGTCGCTATTTGCAACCCACTGAGATACACAACCATTCTCAACCATATTGTCATAGGCAGAATTAGCATTGTTGGTGTATTCCGGAGTATAGCTATTgtctcccctttcattttcctgcTGAGGCGACTGCCCTACTGTGGCCACCATGTCATGGCTCATACATACTGTGAGCATATGGGCATCGCTCGGCTGGCCTGTGCCAACATCACTGCCAATATTGTCTATGGGCTGACTGTGGCCCTTCTGGCTGTGGGTCTGGATTCTGTCCTCATTTTCATCTCCTATGGCTTTATCCTCCATGCTGTCTTTCGTTTGCCATCTCAAGATGCCAGACGCAAGGCTCTGAGTACCTGTGGCTCTCACCTTGGTGTCATCCTCGTTTTCTACATCCCTGCCTTCTTCTCCTTCCTCACCCACCGCTTTGGTCACAACCGAGTTCCCAAGCATGTGCACATCTTTCTGGCAAATCTCTATGTGCTGGTGCCTCCTGTACTCAATCCCATCATCTATGGAGCTAGAACCAAGGAGATTCGGAGTCGACTTCTAAGACTGTTTCTCTTGGGGAAGATCTCAACATGA
- the LOC143391400 gene encoding olfactory receptor 51I2-like has protein sequence MGGDTHNSSGLPPFTLTGLPGLEASQHWMILLLGLLYTVSIVGNSLILFIIKEEQSLHQPMYYFLSLLSVNDLGVSFSTLPTVLATFCFQIREISFNFCMAQMFFIHFFSFIESGILLVMSFDRYVAICHPLRYATVLTDARVVQMGMSAVIRSFCMIFPLPLLLLRLPFCKANVLSHAYCLHPDLIRLPCGDVTISNIFGLVIVISTFGLDSALVFISYVLILRSVLAIASREERLKTLNTCVSHMCAVLIFYVPKVGVSMVARYGRHAPPYVHTLMSLIYLFVPPMLNPVIYSIKTKEIRRRLCKILLRRKF, from the coding sequence ATGGGAGGAGACACCCACAACAGCTCAGGGTTGCCTCCTTTCACCTTGACAGGGCTCCCAGGGCTGGAGGCCTCCCAGCACTGGATGATTTTGCTCCTGGGACTGCTCTACACTGTCTCAATCGTGGGCAATAGCCTGATCCTTTTCATTATCAAGGAGGAGCAGAGCTTGCATCAGCCTATGTACTATTTCCTGTCCCTGCTCTCAGTTAATGACCTGGGTGTGTCTTTCTCCACGCTGCCCACGGTACTGGCCACATTTTGCTTCCAAATAAGAGAAATCAGTTTCAATTTCTGCATGGCCCAAatgttctttattcattttttctctttcatCGAGTCTGGGATCCTGCTGGTCATGAGCTttgaccgctatgtggccatctgtcaCCCCCTGCGCTATGCTACAGTGCTCACTGATGCCCGTGTGGTGCAGATGGGCATGTCTGCTGTTATCCGCAGTTTCTGCATGATTTTCCCTCTGCCTTTGCTTCTGTTGAGGCTGCCCTTCTGCAAGGCCAATGTGCTCTCCCATGCCTACTGCCTGCATCCAGATCTGATCCGCCTGCCCTGTGGTGACGTCaccatcagtaatatctttggtcTAGTCATTGTCATCTCTACCTTTGGCCTAGATTCTGCACTCGTGTTCATCTCCTATGTGCTCATACTGCGTTCTGTGCTTGCCATTGCCTCCAGGGAGGAACGACTGAAGACACTCAACACGTGTGTGTCACACATGTGTGCTGTGCTCATCTTCTATGTGCCCAAGGTTGGCGTGTCCATGGTTGCTCGCTATGGGAGGCATGCCCCACCCTATGTACACACACTCATGTCCCTTATTTATCTATTTGTGCCTCCGATGCTCAACCCTGTCATCTATTCCATCAAAACCAAAGAGATTCGGCGAAGGCTTTGCAAAATTCTTCTGAGAAGGAAATTTTGA